A genome region from Phaeobacter sp. A36a-5a includes the following:
- a CDS encoding DMT family transporter, producing the protein MNPLTKAILLVSLGLLWATRLSAIKSAGLSGIPVHVVVGVSIIGIAILFTAVALMRGNWPSLSKATTIFYILSGVFGFIFPFTLEILVAPHLPVFVLIVIIATMPIVTLAISAVVGHEALSKNAVSAVLLGFIGALFLIWDTVQPSQTGRADMIWIAIALGVPVLYAANTVFVATKWPVAADAIQVAHAQALIFSLAVLAGGLTMGGLSIWIEASLNPPAMALIILCEGGALMLYLKIARDHGAIYVSFANYISMFFAAIIGACTFGDQLTWFSALAAAAIIGSVVLFQGKADWLIRR; encoded by the coding sequence GTGAACCCATTGACCAAAGCTATTCTTCTTGTTTCGCTTGGATTGCTCTGGGCCACACGCCTTTCCGCGATCAAATCCGCCGGGCTTTCCGGCATCCCGGTTCATGTGGTTGTCGGCGTCTCGATTATTGGCATCGCTATCCTGTTCACTGCCGTTGCACTGATGCGCGGCAACTGGCCATCATTGAGCAAAGCAACGACTATCTTCTACATCTTGAGCGGCGTGTTTGGTTTCATTTTTCCCTTCACGCTCGAAATTCTGGTTGCCCCACATTTGCCCGTCTTCGTACTGATCGTAATCATCGCTACAATGCCGATTGTGACATTGGCCATATCGGCAGTTGTGGGGCACGAAGCCCTGAGCAAGAATGCGGTCTCTGCTGTTCTGCTTGGCTTTATCGGGGCGCTGTTCCTCATATGGGATACCGTGCAACCTTCCCAAACGGGCCGCGCGGACATGATCTGGATCGCAATCGCGTTAGGTGTACCCGTCCTCTACGCAGCAAACACGGTATTCGTTGCAACCAAATGGCCAGTCGCCGCCGATGCCATCCAGGTTGCTCATGCACAGGCGCTGATCTTTTCACTCGCCGTTCTTGCGGGTGGGTTGACGATGGGCGGGTTGTCAATTTGGATAGAGGCGTCCCTCAACCCGCCTGCCATGGCACTGATCATCCTTTGCGAAGGCGGAGCATTAATGCTCTATCTCAAAATCGCGCGTGATCACGGTGCGATATACGTCTCGTTTGCCAACTATATCTCAATGTTTTTCGCAGCGATCATCGGGGCCTGCACCTTCGGCGATCAGTTGACATGGTTCAGCGCATTGGCCGCTGCTGCGATCATAGGCTCTGTTGTTCTTTTCCAAGGGAAGGCCGACTGGCTGATCCGGCGATAG
- a CDS encoding LysE family translocator produces MAWALWLSYATISAANIVTPGPANLNTLRRALQLGFVPVLPTILGNALGLAVGGLLCAGGVAAFVVTSEILWAIFRWLGVAYLGGLGLKLMIRREPIALGKGLVQFVPPRLLFREAFLLALANPKALLFYLALFPQVLDPARSLWPQSTVLVLTYCGLSILSLCTYALLADKVRERFLTQTRYDAFRVCSGLVLLGFAAMLAVQVS; encoded by the coding sequence ATGGCATGGGCACTATGGCTTTCGTACGCGACAATATCAGCCGCCAACATCGTGACGCCGGGGCCTGCCAACCTCAACACGCTCAGACGGGCATTGCAGCTCGGGTTCGTGCCGGTGCTGCCGACGATCTTAGGCAATGCACTGGGCCTCGCAGTTGGTGGCCTCCTATGTGCGGGCGGGGTGGCCGCGTTCGTAGTCACGTCAGAAATTCTTTGGGCGATTTTTCGTTGGCTTGGGGTCGCCTATCTGGGCGGGCTCGGTCTGAAACTGATGATCAGGCGTGAACCCATTGCTCTGGGAAAGGGTCTGGTCCAATTTGTGCCGCCACGGCTCCTTTTTCGCGAAGCATTTCTACTGGCTTTGGCAAACCCCAAGGCGCTGTTGTTCTATCTTGCACTATTCCCACAAGTCCTGGACCCGGCCCGGTCGCTTTGGCCTCAATCGACGGTGCTGGTTTTGACCTACTGCGGGCTTTCCATCCTATCGCTCTGCACATATGCGCTCTTGGCTGACAAGGTCCGGGAACGTTTCCTGACACAGACGCGCTACGACGCATTTCGCGTTTGTTCTGGCCTCGTTCTGCTCGGGTTCGCGGCCATGCTGGCCGTCCAAGTGAGTTGA
- a CDS encoding Lrp/AsnC family transcriptional regulator → MEITLDQLDRSLLQELSRDARLSWRELAAMTGVSAPTVRDRIRRLEDTGVITGFGLELSPKALGYTLEAIVRIKPFPGKVHLLAEKIITSDRIVQCDKVTGEDAFVARMLLKDISEMDSLLEEFSTHASTQTAVVKSSPVRMRPPPLE, encoded by the coding sequence ATGGAAATCACACTTGATCAACTTGACCGCTCACTCCTTCAGGAACTGAGCCGTGACGCCAGATTGAGCTGGCGCGAACTTGCCGCAATGACCGGGGTGTCGGCCCCGACCGTACGGGACCGCATCAGGCGGCTCGAAGACACAGGCGTCATCACAGGTTTTGGTCTCGAGTTGTCGCCGAAAGCGCTTGGCTACACCCTAGAGGCGATTGTGCGCATCAAACCCTTTCCTGGAAAGGTTCATTTGCTCGCCGAAAAGATCATCACATCAGATCGCATCGTGCAGTGTGACAAGGTCACTGGCGAGGATGCGTTCGTTGCGCGCATGCTGCTCAAGGATATCTCTGAAATGGACAGTTTGCTGGAAGAGTTTTCAACACACGCATCCACGCAAACAGCAGTTGTCAAATCCAGCCCGGTGCGCATGCGGCCACCGCCGCTTGAGTGA
- a CDS encoding GNAT family N-acetyltransferase yields MGPHIIKRWPWDEAFQRDLHERHYSEKPFFEIRRSEQRLGTLSLQRQSDHVRFGEFYLFPEHQGQGAGSTILAHCLAVADSLRLPVRLEYLHWNPVGSLYRRHGFKEISSSEIHCFMQREAVGL; encoded by the coding sequence ATGGGGCCGCACATCATCAAACGCTGGCCTTGGGATGAAGCATTCCAACGCGACCTGCATGAGCGTCATTACAGCGAGAAGCCATTTTTCGAGATAAGGCGCTCGGAACAGAGACTTGGAACGCTTTCGCTTCAGAGGCAGTCGGATCACGTGCGCTTCGGAGAGTTCTATTTGTTCCCAGAGCATCAAGGCCAGGGAGCCGGTTCGACTATTCTCGCGCACTGTCTCGCGGTGGCCGATAGCCTGCGGCTACCTGTTAGATTGGAGTATTTGCACTGGAACCCGGTAGGCTCGCTCTACCGGCGGCATGGTTTCAAAGAGATCAGTAGCTCCGAGATCCACTGCTTCATGCAGCGAGAAGCTGTCGGCTTGTAG
- a CDS encoding recombinase family protein, with amino-acid sequence MADLRIGYARCSTDAQDLAAQRAELESLGVAPDRIYTDHGFTGRNRDRPGLAQALAAVRAGDTLVVPKLDRLARSVPDARDIADGLAERGVRLALGSTVYDPADPMGRMFFNVLATFAEFEADLIRLRTREGMAVARAKGKLRGKKPKLSDRQAAELKRMHATGEYSVSDLAELFSVSRPTVYRTLARQGPKR; translated from the coding sequence ATGGCAGACCTTCGCATCGGCTATGCCCGCTGTTCTACCGACGCTCAGGATCTCGCCGCGCAGCGTGCGGAACTGGAATCCCTCGGCGTTGCCCCCGATCGCATTTACACCGACCACGGATTCACCGGGCGCAACCGCGACCGGCCTGGACTAGCTCAGGCGTTGGCTGCCGTGCGCGCAGGCGACACGCTGGTTGTTCCCAAGCTCGACCGGCTGGCCCGCTCAGTGCCGGACGCGCGCGACATCGCCGACGGTCTAGCTGAGCGCGGGGTGCGCCTCGCGCTAGGCAGCACGGTCTACGACCCGGCTGATCCGATGGGACGGATGTTCTTCAATGTGCTGGCGACCTTCGCTGAGTTCGAAGCCGACCTAATCCGGCTTCGCACTCGCGAGGGCATGGCGGTGGCCCGCGCCAAAGGGAAGCTGAGGGGCAAGAAACCAAAGCTTTCCGACCGGCAGGCGGCGGAGCTGAAACGGATGCACGCAACTGGGGAGTATTCGGTGTCGGACTTGGCCGAGCTCTTCTCTGTCTCGCGACCAACCGTCTATCGCACGCTGGCGCGGCAGGGGCCGAAACGTTGA
- a CDS encoding tyrosine-type recombinase/integrase — MKDHRTTPLRARMIEDMRIRGMGESAQKAHIRAMKDFAGYLGHAPDTATPEELRAYQLHMTDTGVSASTFNVRISSLRFFLGITCGREEMKRYMQFRSKPRKLPIVLSVEEVGDLMAAVPGPGLKYRAALGISYGAGLRASEVCNLKVTDIDCDRMLIHVEDGKGSRDRKAMLSPGLLELLRDYWREARPEGWLFPGKPKINPLSPRQLNRAFTSAKHMAGINKPATLHTLRHSFATHLLEAGTDVRIIQVLLGHAKLSTTARYAHVATKTIRSTVSPYKRLKELQDHTLRRGLV; from the coding sequence ATGAAGGATCATAGAACCACGCCGCTGCGCGCGCGGATGATCGAGGACATGCGCATCCGTGGCATGGGCGAGAGCGCCCAGAAAGCCCATATTCGGGCGATGAAGGATTTCGCGGGATACCTCGGGCATGCGCCCGATACAGCGACGCCGGAAGAGCTTCGGGCCTACCAGTTGCACATGACCGATACCGGCGTCTCGGCCTCGACGTTCAACGTGCGGATCTCATCGCTGCGGTTCTTCCTCGGCATCACATGCGGCCGCGAGGAGATGAAGCGGTACATGCAGTTCCGAAGCAAACCCCGGAAGTTGCCGATCGTCCTCAGCGTCGAAGAGGTGGGCGACCTGATGGCCGCGGTGCCCGGACCCGGGCTGAAGTACCGTGCGGCCCTGGGTATCAGCTACGGAGCAGGTCTGCGGGCCTCCGAGGTCTGCAATCTCAAGGTCACGGATATCGACTGTGACCGGATGCTGATCCACGTCGAGGACGGCAAGGGCAGCCGGGACCGCAAGGCGATGCTGTCGCCGGGGCTGCTGGAGCTTTTGCGCGACTATTGGCGCGAGGCGCGGCCGGAGGGCTGGCTGTTCCCGGGCAAGCCGAAGATCAACCCGCTGTCACCGCGGCAACTGAACCGGGCGTTCACGTCCGCAAAACACATGGCGGGGATCAACAAGCCCGCAACCCTGCACACGCTCCGCCATAGCTTCGCGACGCATCTGCTGGAGGCGGGGACGGATGTGCGGATCATCCAGGTTTTGCTGGGCCACGCCAAGCTCAGCACCACCGCCCGCTACGCGCATGTGGCCACCAAGACGATCCGCTCCACCGTCAGCCCGTACAAACGTCTGAAGGAGCTGCAGGACCACACTCTCCGGCGCGGACTGGTGTGA